The Rhizobium sp. ZPR4 DNA segment CATGTCATCCCGCATGACCATCTCGACGTCTGTATCATCCTGATGGATGAACAGTTTCATACCGCCTACGAGAGCGGACTGGAGACGGATTGGGGTCGCCGCTTTCCGGCGCCCGTGAGCAACAGCCCCATCCGCACGCTTCTTTGGGGCGAGACCGACTACCTCCTAACCGACGATGCCTGGAGTGATCCGCAATTCCATTTTCAGGGTGCTTTCTCGCATCCGATCTTTCATCAATCGCTACACAGCCGTCTGCACGTGCCCCTCAAGGTTCAGGGCCACGTCATCGGTGCTTTGTCCTGCTCAAGTCACCAGACCGGTCTCTACACCATGCAGGATATAGAAAGTGCCCGCGTGATTGCCGACCTCCTGGCACCGCATTTCTTTGCAATCCGTGCCGCTGACCAGGCCAAACGATCGGCGATCGTGGAAGCCGAGGCCCGTGCCCGCGAAGAGGGTCTGCGCCTCGGCGCCCTGAAACTAACCGAGGCGTTGGAGGCCGAACGTCAGCGCATCGGCATGGACCTGCATGATCAGATTCTTGCCGACCTGACGCGCCTTTCCCGGCGGCTGGAACGGCTTGCCCGCCAGCCCGATGTCACCGGCGAAGCGCTTGAGCCGCTGTTTCGTGGCTTGCAGCACAGCATGCACGA contains these protein-coding regions:
- a CDS encoding sensor histidine kinase, whose product is MRDLAPQSVFDHYLNISRLLAGQLDFHSVIQAVAAEISHVIPHDHLDVCIILMDEQFHTAYESGLETDWGRRFPAPVSNSPIRTLLWGETDYLLTDDAWSDPQFHFQGAFSHPIFHQSLHSRLHVPLKVQGHVIGALSCSSHQTGLYTMQDIESARVIADLLAPHFFAIRAADQAKRSAIVEAEARAREEGLRLGALKLTEALEAERQRIGMDLHDQILADLTRLSRRLERLARQPDVTGEALEPLFRGLQHSMHDLRQIIEEAKPSVLQLFGFAQAVENHLERSIQESEATLTWILNDDTGGAIDCLEQSVSIALFRIAQEAINNAIRHAQAESIEVHLKAAEGAVTIDVMDDGVGLGNSRRSSGGGIENMRTRARLISARFTIKAAAASRGTTVSVSLPAKAQSVGGAAA